In Ferrigenium kumadai, the DNA window GTCCTCACCGCCTTCAGTTCTTCCGAGGTGCAGACCTGCGGCACCATGATCTCCGGATGGTTGGCGATACCGCGCCGCGTGCATTCCGCCGAGGCCTCGAGGATGGCGCGGATCTGCATGGAATATATCTCCGGGAAGGTGATACCCAGGCGCACGCCGCGGTGTCCCAGCATGGGATTGACCTCATGCAGCGAGCGCACCTTTTTCAGGATGGCCTCTTTTTTCTCGATGGCTGCATCCACCACGCCCGAGTCGGCCAATGAACTGATTTCGTGCATCGCCGCATCGCCCGGCGGCAACAGGCGAATCGTGTCGATCAGGATATCCACGCCGCGGGCCGTGCTGCGCAGCTGGCGCAGATGTTCGAGCTCGGCCACTAGTTGCGACTCGGTCGGCAGGAACTCGTGGATGGGCGGATCGAGCAGGCGTATGGTCACCGGGCGCGGCGACATCACTTCGAACAGCGCCTGGAAATCGCTGCGCTGGATCGGCAACAGCTTGTCCAGCGCCTCCTGCCGCTGTTCCAGCGTGTCCGCGACGATCATCTCCAGCACGATGGGCAGCCGATCTGCGGCATTGAACATACGCTCGGTGCGGCACAGGCCGATGCCCGTCGCGCCGTAGCTCAGGGCGCGTTGCGCATCCTGCGGACTGTCGGCATTCGCCATGACTTTCAGCCTCGCCGCCTGGTCGGCCCAGGAAAGCAGGGTCCGCAGATCATCGGTGAATTCGGCCTCCACCATGGGCACCGCGCCCAGATAGATATCGCCGGTGGTGCCGTCGATGGTGATGAGGTCGCCTTCCCGGATCACCGTCTCGCCGATGGTCGCCTTGCGCGCCTGCGTATCCACGTGGATGCCCTCGGCACCCGCGACGCAGGGCTTGCCCATGCCGCGCGCCACCACCGCCGCGTGCGAGGTCTTGCCGCCGCGGCTGGTCAAGATTCCCTGCGCGGCGAAGAAGCCGTGGATGTCCTCCGGCTTGGTCTCCTCGCGCACCAGGATCACCAGCTGTCCGCTGTGGCCCATCTCTTCGGCGCGGTCGGCATCGAACACCGCGCGCCCGCAGGCCGCGCCGGGCGAGGCGGGCAAGCCCTTGGCCAGGGAGATCGCCCCGTGTTTCGGATCGAGACGGGGGAACAGCATCTGCTGCAGCACCTCGGGGTCGATGCGCAGCAGCGCCTGCTCCTTGCTGATCAGGCCGCTCTCGGTCATCTCAACCGAGGTGCGTACCATGGCGTGCGCGTTCATCTTGCCGTTGCGCGTCTGCAGACAGTACAGCGTGCCGCGCTCAATGGTGAACTCGAAATCCTGCACCTCGTGGTAGTGGCTCTCCAGCTTGTCGCGCAACTCGACCAGTTGCCGGTGCAGGTCCGGCATCTCCTCGGCCATGCGCGCGATGGGCTTGGGTGTGCGGATGCCCGCTACGACGTCCTCGCCCTGCGCGTTCACCAGATATTCGCCGAACATCTGGTTCTCGCCCGTTGCCGGATTGCGCGTGAAGCCCACGCCGGTGGCCGAATCGAAGCCGCGGTTGCCGAACACCATGGTGCACACGTTGACCGCCGTGCCGTTGGCCATCTCCGGCGTGATCTTGAACTCGCGCCGGTAGTCCACGGCGCGTTTGCCCATCCAGGAATTGAACACCGCCTGGATGGCGATCTCGAGTTGCTCGTAGGGATCTTCCGGGAAAGGCTTGCCGGTATGGCCGTGCACCGCATCGAGGAACAGATCGGTGACCTCGCGCAGGTTGTCCGCGGTGAGCGCGATGTCTTCCATCGCGCCCTCGCGCTGCTTGATGGCCTCGAAGGGCTCCTCGAACAGCGAGTCGGGCATGCCCAGCGCGACCTTGCCGAACAACTGCACGAAGCGGCGATAGGCATCGTAGGCGAAGCGCTCGTCATCCGTCTGCCAGATGAGGCCCTGCAGCGTCTGGCTGTTGAGCCCGAGGTTGAGGATGGTATCCATCATGCCCGGCATGGACATGGCCGAGCCGGAACGCACCGACACCAGCAGCGGATTGTTCAAGTCGCCGAAACCCTTGCCGGTCGCCTGCTCCAGCTGCGTCATGTGATTGCGCACCGCATCCATCAGGCCTTCAGGCAGCTTGTGCCCGGCATCCAGATAGTCGAGGCAGGCCTCGGTGGTGATGGTGAAACCCGGCGGCACGTTCAGCCCGATCTGCGTCATCTCGCACAGATTCGCGCCCTTCCCGCCCAAGAGTTTCTTGTTCTTGCCATCACCCTCCGCAAAGGAGTAGACGAATTTCTTCTGGTTCATGACGCGCCCTCCGAAACTATCGATTCAAGAAGCACACACGGTTGCCTATTGCAGGCGAGGAAGCATGCTAGCAGCTTTCTTCTTGGCGGGGAGTACCTTGAATGCCCTACTGCTCGAGCTAAAACATGGGCGAACTGCTGCTCGAGAATATATAGGCCGTTTGGCATATTGACCGGCTGTCAGTGGGCAGGTACGGTGCGGGAGGCAAAAAATCGGCGGCAACAAGAAGCGAAGCTGCCCCATTAACTCAACAATTCAGGAGGAGTCGTAATGCGTTTTTTTGGAATCGGACTTTTTTGCGTGCTACTTGGTCTTCAACCGGCCATGGCAGCGGAGGCGCCGGCGAGCGAAGCATCGGTACGAGAGTTGATTGAAGTAACTCAAGCGAAAAACATGTTTGATAGTCTTATGGCACGAATGGATGCCATTTTCCAAACTTCGATGAATCAGGCACTCGCTGGACAGACTCCCACGGCCGAGCAGAAGAAAATTATGGTTGAGATGCAAAGCAAAATGGTTTCTGTCTTCAAAGAGGACATGAAATGGGAAAGCCTGGAACCGATACTGATCGACATATACCGTAAGTCGTTTACTCAAAACGAGCTGAATGACATGCTCACTTTTTACAAGTCCAAGGCAGGTCAGGCTATGCTGGCCAAGATGCCAATCGTTATGCAGAACTCTATGCAGGCAATGCAGGGGCGCATGGCGATAATGATGCCGAAGCTACAGCAAATCCAACGCGATGCGATCACACAACTTAAAGCGTCTCAGAAGAAATGATGCCATAGGCCACTGCCTGTTCTAGTGGCCTTCGCACCGGCAGCAAGAAAAAAGTATCTTGCTGCCCCCGGCGAAGTTGTCTTTCCCATGCGCAGAAATCTTGTCCGCCCAATCTCTTTGGGTATAATCCCCCTGCCGTTCAGACCGATGGGAGAGAGTGCTGATTTTTGGCACCGCCGAAGGCGCAACACCCGCAACCGCTCAGGCTCAAGAACTATCGGGACAGGCAAATCTGGAGAGCGTCATTTAGTGACCACCGAAGGGGCAGGCGGTAATCCGTAATCTCTCAGGTACCAAGGACAGATGGGGCGAAGCAGCGATGGCTGCTTCGCCTTTTTTATTCCAGAGAGAACAATATGATGCTCAAAAAGACTCCTTTGAATGCAGCCCACCGCGCCATGGGCGCGAAGATGGTGGATTTCGGCGGCTGGGACATGCCGGTGAACTACGGCTCGCAGATCGACGAGCACCACCAGGTGCGCAACGATGTCGGCATGTTCGACGTGTGCCACATGCGAGTCGTCGATGCGAAGGGCGACGGCGTGCGCGCCTTCCTGCGCTACCTGCTGGCGAACAATGCCGACAAGATCACCATCCCCGGCAAGGCGCTCTACTCCGCCATGCTGCGCCCGAACGGCGGCGTGATCGACGACCTCATCATCTACTTCATGAGCGAGCAGTGGTTCCGCATCGTGGTGAACGCGGGCACGGCAGACAAGGACATCGCTTGGATGAAGGAACAGGCCGCGACACACGCGCCCAGCCTGACCATCACTTCGCGCGACGATCTGGCGATGGTCGCCATCCAGGGCCCGAACGCGCGCGCCAAGGTGTGGCAGGTGCTGCCGCAGACCAAGGCCGCGACCGAGAAGCTGGTGAACTTCCAGGCCGCCGACTGCGGCGAGTACTTCGTGGCGCGCACCGGTTACACCGGCGAGGACGGCTTCGAGGTGATGCTGCCGAAGGAGAAGGTAGAGGAATTCTGGTATGCGCTGAACAAGGCGGGCGTGCCGCCCATCGGCCTCGGCGCGCGCGACACGCTGCGCCTTGAGGCGGGCATGAACCTCTACGGCCAGGACATGGACGAGAGCGTGGGCCCGCTGGAATCCGGCCTCGGCTGGACCGTTGACCTGAAGAGCGAGCGCGACTTCATCGGCAAGGCGGCGTTGCTGGCGAACCCGCCGAGCAAGCAGCTGGTCGGCCTCGTGCTGTTGGACCGCGGCGTGCTGCGCGGCCACCAGAAGGTATTCACCGCGCAAGGAGAAGGCGAAATCACCAGCGGCAGCTTCTCGCCCACACTGGAAAGATCCATCGCGCTGGCACGCGTGCCGAACAGCGTGAAGATCGGCGACACCGTGCAAGTGGAGATTCGCGACAAGAAGCTGAACGCGCAAGTGGTAAAGTACCCGTTCGCGCGCAACGGCAAGGGTTTGATTTAAAGATGTAGGTCGGGTTAGCGATTTCATCGCGTAACCCGACATTGCACAACGTCGGGCTACGGCTACGCCTAACCCGACCTACGAATTAACTAAAGGAGAACACGACATGAGCAACCCCGCAGACCTGAAGTACACCGAATCCCACGAGTGGGTCCGAACCGAAGCCGACGGCTCCATCACCATCGGCATCACCCAGCATGCCCAAGAGTTGCTGGGCGACATGGTGTTCGTCGAGACACCTGCCGTCGGCCGCAAGGTCAAGGCCAAGGAAGAAGTCGCCGTGGTCGAGTCCGTGAAGGCCGCCGCCGACGTGTACGCGCCGGTGTCCGGCGAGGTGACCGCGGTGAACAGCGAGCTGGACAGCGCTCCGGAAGCGATCAACGCCGACCCATACGGCGCGTGGATGTTCAAGATGAAGCCGGATAACGCCGCCGACGTCGCGGCGCTGCTGGATGCGACCGCGTACCAGGCTGTGGTCGACAGCGAAGCACACTAACAGGATCCGGGATTCAGGATACGGGAGACAGGGAAAACCTTCTCCTCACCCTGAGTTCCGCATCCCTTCCTGAATCCTGTATCCCGGATCCCGAATCCTATGTCAGATCAATTTGTGAATCGCCATAACGGCCCGAGCGCGCAGGACGTTCAGTCCATGCTGAAGAAGATCAATGCGCCCTCACTCGATGCGCTGATCGACCAGACCGTTCCCGCGGTCATCCGTTTGAAGCAGCCGCTGAACCTGCCGGAAGGCATGAGCGAACATGCGTATCTTCAGCATCTGCGCGGCATCGCGGCGAAGAACAAGTTGTACAAGAGCTACATCGGACTGGGTTATTACGACACCGTGCTACCCCCCGTGATCCAGCGCAACGTGCTGGAGAACCCCGGCTGGTATACCGCCTACACGCCCTACCAGGCCGAGATCGCGCAGGGCCGCCTGGAGGCGCTACTGAACTTCCAGACCATGATCATGGACCTGACCGGCATGGAGATCGCCAACGCGTCCCTGCTGGACGAGGCGACCGCCGCCGCCGAAGCGATGACCATGATGCACGGCCTGCGCTCGCGCGAAGACACCGCCGCTGGCAAGAATTGTTTCTTCGTGTCGCACGAATGTTTTCCGCAGACCATCGAGCTGCTGAGGACGCGCGCGAAACCGCTGGGCATCGAACTGGTGATCGGCGACTTCAAGACTGTCACGCTGAGCGACAAGATGTACGGCGCGTTGCTGCAGTATCCGACCGCCGACGGCACGGTGCATGACTACGCCGACTTCGTCGCGCGCGCCAAGGCCAACGGCATGACCATCGCGGTCGCGGCCGACATCCTGAGCCTGGTGCTGCTCACGCCGCCGGGCGAATGGGGCGCGGACATCGTGCTCGGCTCCAGCCAGCGCTTCGGCGTGCCGATGGGCTACGGCGGCCCGCATGCGGCGTACTTCGCCTGCCGCGACGCCTACAAGCGCTCGATGCCCGGCCGCATCATCGGCGTGTCGGTGGATGCCGACGGCAACCCCGCGCTGCGCATGGCGCTGCAGACGCGCGAACAGCACATCCGCCGCGAGAAGGCCACTTCCAACATCTGCACTGCGCAGGCATTGCTGGCGATCATGGCCGGCATGTATGCGGTGTATCACGGCGCGGATGGCCTGCGCGGCATCGCCGAGCAGGTGCATCGCTCCACTGCTGCGCTGGCAGCTGAACTGAAGAAGCTCGGTTACACCGTCGCCGAAGGCGTGTTCTTCGACACCCTGAAGCTGATGCACACCGACAACGTGAAGATCCACACGCTCGCCGACGCGGCATGCATCAACTTCCGCTACACCGGCGACGGCCTGAGCATCTCGCTCGACCAGACCACTTCGGTGGATGACCTCAACGCCATCCTTGCCGTGTTCGCGCAGGCCGCGGGCAAGGCGGCACCGACCATCACCGCAGCCCAGTTCGATGCCCAAACATTACTGGTGAAGCCGCGCCAGTCGGCCATCCTGAGCCACCCGGTGTTCAACAGCTACCATTCCGAAACGGAGATGATGCGTTACATCAAGCGTCTGGAGAACAAGGATCTGTCGCTGACGCACTCGATGATCTCGCTGGGCTCATGCACCATGAAGCTGAACGCGGCATCCGAGATGCTGGCGCTGGCCTGGCCCGAGTTCGCCGGACTGCATCCCTTCGTGCCGATGGAACAGGCTGCGGGTTATCAGGAGATCATCGCCGGACTGGATGCAGCATTGTCCGAAATCACCGGCTTCGCGCAGATGAGCTTCCAGCCCAACAGCGGCGCGTCCGGCGAATACGCCGGCCTGTTGGTGATCCAGGCGTACCACCGTTCGCGAGGCGAAGCGCAGCGCAACGTGGTGCTGATCCCCTCGTCCGCGCACGGCACGAACCCGGCCAGCGCGGCGATGTGCGGCATGGACATCGTAGTGGTGAAGTGCGACGCCAGGGGCAACATCGACGTGGAAGACCTGCGCGCGAAGGCCGAGGAACACAAGGACACGCTTTCCTGCCTGATGGTGACCTACCCCAGCACGCACGGCGTGTATGAGGAAAGCATCAAGGACATCACCGCCATCATCCACGCGAACGGCGGACAGGTGTACATGGACGGCGCGAACATGAACGCGCAGGTCGGACTCACCAGTCCCGGCAACATCGGTGCGGACGTGTGCCACCTCAACCTGCACAAGACCTTCGCCATCCCGCACGGCGGCGGCGGGCCGGGCGTAGGCCCGATCGGCGTCGCGGAACACCTCACGCCCTTCCTGCCTTCGCACCCCGTGGTGAAGACCGGCGGCGCACAAGGCATCCACGCGGTGTCGGCCGCGCCCTACGGCAGCGCGCTGATCTTGCTGATCTCCTACGGCTACATCAGGATGATGGGCGGCAAAGAACTCACCGAAGCGACGAAGATGGCCATCCTCAACGCCAACTACATCAAGGAATCGCTGAAGGACCATTACGCTACGCTGTACAGCGGCAGCAACGGCCGTTGCGCGCACGAGATGATCCTCGACTGCCGCGAGTGGAAGAAGGAAGGTGTGGAAGTCGCGGACATCGCCAAGCGCCTGATGGACTTCGGATTCCACGCCCCTACCACTTCCTTCCCGGTGGTGGACACGCTGATGGTCGAGCCGACCGAGAGCGAATCGAAGGCCGAGCTGGACCGCTTCTGCGCCGCGATGATCGCCATCCGCAAGGAGATCGACGAAGTCGTTACCGGCAAGGTGGACAAGAAGGACAACATCCTCAAGCACGCGCCGCACACCGCGAAGTCGGTATGCGCCAACGAGTGGGACCGACCCTACTCGCGCGAACAGGCTGCGTTCCCGCTGCCCTGGGTGCGCGACAACAAGTTCTGGCCCGCGGTCGCACGCGTGGACAACGTGTACGGCGACAAGCATTTGGTGTGCTCCTGCCCGCCGGTCGAGTCCTACGGCGCCTAAGTAGCTCGGCTATGCTGTGATCCGGCATGGCCGCTGTTTTTTCACCGGTCAGCGATGCTATAGTTCGCGACCAAAACTACGAATGTCTTCAAGCATGAATCTGCACAAGCAAATCATCGGCATCAGCTGGATCTCCTTCGGGGCGCTGGTCCTTTCCCTGATCGTGCTGAGCTTCAACGCCGGCAAACCCATGATGGTCGCCCTCGGCATCGCGGAAGGCTCGCTCTTCGTTGGCGCCGGCTTCGCGTTGCTGGCGAACCTGCGCAATTCTTCCTGGGTCTGTCTGCCCTGCTCGGCGCTGTCGCTGTTCTCTTTCCCCATCGGCACTGTGCTGGGTATCTACTACCTGTGGTATTACTTCAAGGTGGAAAAGGTCCCGCAGAAAAAGGAATGAGCAATCCGAACAAACATCCTCGCGGCCTGTTGCACGCCTGGCATTCGTCCCTGACCGCGCTCGCCGGATTGCGCGACGCGTGGCAGCACGAGGATGCCTTCCGCCAGGAATTGTTTGTCGCCGCCATCGCCATTCCCGTCGCACTGTTCCTGCCCGTTTCGAATGTCGGCAAAGCCCTGCTGGTCGGCAGCATCCTGCTGGTGCTGATAGTCGAGCTGCTCAACTCCGCAATCGAGGCTGCGGTGGATTTCGCCTCGCTGGAACGCCACCCGCTCGCGAAGCGCGCCAAGGACGTCGCCAGCGCGGCGGTGCTGCTGAGCATCGTGAATGCGGCGGTCGTGTGGGTTCTGGTGCTGTCGGCCTGAATCCGCAGTTCGATTTCAGGCCGGCGGTGACCAGTTCGCGATAAGGTAATACACACCCCAGAGCACCAGGACTACTGCAACACCCCAGAGCCACAACGGAACATGGCCGTGCCTCTCCTCGATGCCCGAAACCCCGTAGGAATAAACGGATTCCTGCTGGTCTCCATGATTCGGCTTGTCGCCAGTTCCCTTGTTCTGTTCCATCGGTCGTTCCCTTTCATTGAACCGCCGCTTCGATCCCGCCCTTTGCGGCTGCGGCCGAGATGTCCTGCCATAGCTTGAGGCGCGCTTCATGCACCTTGACGCCGGACAGCCCCGCCCGCTGCAACTCATTCATGTGCGCCTCGACGCGCAACGACTGGATGAAATGCACCACATCCCACACGTCCTGCGGACTCAGATTCGTGGCAAAAGCGGGCATCGGCGTACCGCCGACGCCGTTCATCACAGCCAGGAACAGGTGCCGCCCGTCGTGGCCGAGCTTGACGCCGCCGGGTGCGCCCGCGGGCAGCGTGTAATCGGCCGGCATCACCTGGTTGCCCCAAGTGTCCGTCAACCCCGCCGCCGCGACGCCGTCGCCGTGTCCGTTCTCGCCGTGGCAGAACGCACAGATAGTGGAATACAGTTCATGTCCATGATTGATGGACTGCATGCTGACCTCGGGCTCCGGCGGCACGGCAAGCGGAGCCTTCATTTCCTCGGTCAGCCAGCGCATGGAGAAGGTCTTGATGAACTGGATCACGGCCATGCGCTGTTCCGCCGAAATGTCGTACCAGGGCGGCATGGGCGTGCCCCACAGGCCGTGGCTGATGGTGACGAAGAGGTCTTGGTCGGTGGGCAGCGCGTCGTCGCCCGGCGTGGAATGGAACTTGAAGATGCCCGTGGTGAAATTGCGCGGCTTGATGCCGAGCTGCGCCGCGGACGGCCCCTTGCCGTCGCCTTCGGCGCCGTGGCAGCCGATGCAGCGCCGCTGGTAGACCTGCTCGCCGAGCTTCAGCAGTGCCTCTTTGTCAGCGGTAGACGTCTGTGCCGAGTCGCCCGCACTCAGGCGCGTGGGGGCGAAAGTCTCGCGCCAGTCGCCGATGTTGGTGCCCAGCCGCTGGATGTAGGCGAGCAGCGCCTTGCCGTCGTCGTTGTATTCCGGCACGCCGCCCTTGCCGGTTTCGAACAGCCAGGGGAAGCGCGGCATCACCGAATCGGGCACCACGTGGCGCGGGTCCCAATGGTGTGCGGCATGCCAGTCGTCGCCGTATTTGCGGCCGATACGGGTGAGGTCCGGGCCGATGCGCCGCGTGCCCAGCATCTGCGGCTGGTCCCAGGCGTATTCGCCCGCCTGAGACAGCGGCCCCCAGCGCATCGTCTCGCCGGTGACGGGGCGGATGTATTGGGAATGGCAGTACCAGCACCCTTCGCGGATGTACACCTGGCGTCCGTGTTTTTCCAGCGGCGTGTAATTGGCGGCGCGGATCGGCATGCCGGTCGCCACATCCTGGACCTGGTTGCTGGTCGCCTCCATGGTCATGCTGGGCATGATGCCCTGCATCAGCACGGCGGCGGCAAAGAAGCCCAGTCCTGCCACGAGGAACACCGCCGACGGCTGGGCCAGCCAATCCTTGTGCTCGCCCGCAGGCTTGACTTCGAGCCGCAGGCCGACCTCGGCGTAGGGTTCCTCGAACGGCTTGCCGTATCGCGCGGTGCAATAGAAATTCACCATCATCAGCACCAGCCCGATGTCCATGGTGGCGCCCGCCAGGGTGCGCGCCACCCACCACGGTTTCATCTCCTTCACCGTATCGACGAAGTTCGCGCCGTATTCGAGCATGCTGCCCTGGATGAAGCCCTGCGCCGCCAGGCCGATGAACATCAGTGCTGAACCGGCGATGGTCAGCCACAGATGCCAGCTCGCGAGCTTCGCGCTCCACAGTTGGCGGCCGGTCACGCGTGGCCACACGTAGTACATGCCGCCGACCACGCCGATGACGAAGGTGCCGAATATCGTGCCATGCGAATGGCTGATGACGAAGTCGCTGAAATGGGTGATCTCCTGCATGCGCCGCAACGCCTCAGTCGAGCCCTGGAAGCAGGCCAGGAGGTAATACAGCGCGGAGAGCAGGATGAACTTGGCGGAATAGTGATCGGCGGTATTGCCGCCGATGATCTCGCCCCAGTAACCTTTCGCGGTGCCGAAGATGTTGGTGACCACGGCCCACACCGGGACGATCAGCATCATGCTGGTCATGATCGAGATGGTCTGGTGCTGATAGGGGATGGGACTGAACACGTAGTGGTGCAGCCCGACGAATGGATAGAACAGCGCAAGGCTCCAGAAGCCCAGCAGCGAGATGCGATGGCTGTACAGGGCGTTCTTCGCCGCCAGAGGCATGAAGTAGTACATTACGGCCAGCCCCGCCGGAGTGATCCACAGGCCAACCACATAGTGGATGTACAGGCCGTGCAGCGTGGTATTGCTGATGCCCGACATGGGCAGATAAGGCAGGATGACGCCGCCGAGAATCAGGTTCAGCAGCGTCCACACCAGCGCCGCCATGACGTACCACAGCGCCACATAGAATCCCGCTTCCTTGCGTCGGAAGATGGTGGCCAGCACCTGATACGTGACGACAGCCAGCACGGCGTAGCGCAGGATGTTGGCGGGCCACGGATACTCCGCCGCCTCGAAGCCGGAGTTGTAGCCCATCAGCAGCGAGAGCGAGCCTGCGATGAGGAATAGGTTCCAGCCATACAGCGTCCACCAGCCAAGACGTTCCGCTACCATCGGCCGTCCGCACAGCTTGGGCACCATGTAATACAACAGCCCGAGCAAGGGCGCGGAAAACGCACCGAAGATCACTCCGTTGACGTGAACCGGACGCAAGCGCCCGAACGTCAGCCAGGAAGTCTCGCCGAGGAATGTGGGGACATTGAACTTGATGGAAACCAGCAGGCCTATCAGCGGGAAAACGGTCGACCACACCAGCCCCCAGGCCAGCCAGGCCCTGACCAGTTCTCGGTTGACCAGCGGAGTACCCTGGGCATTATTTGCGACAATCATTCGCACCTCCATTCGTGTGCGAATGTAGCCTAGCCCCCCTACCGCACGGATACCGGATTCCCTGTATTTTCGAGCGCAATGCAGGGTAGTTGATGTCACACCGGTTCGTTGTACTATGACTGGAAGCTGTCTTATCGAACTGGAAATGGAACCGATATGAACATCGACGCAACGGCGCAATCCAAAACCGAGTGGCACAACCTGCCGGCACAGGAAGTGTTGCGCGAACTGAACGCGGATCATGCGGGGCTGACGCTGGACGAGGCGTCACGACGCCTGCAACAACACGGCCCGAACCGCCTGCCCGCCGCGCCGCGCGATAGCCTCGCGGTGCG includes these proteins:
- the ppdK gene encoding pyruvate, phosphate dikinase: MNQKKFVYSFAEGDGKNKKLLGGKGANLCEMTQIGLNVPPGFTITTEACLDYLDAGHKLPEGLMDAVRNHMTQLEQATGKGFGDLNNPLLVSVRSGSAMSMPGMMDTILNLGLNSQTLQGLIWQTDDERFAYDAYRRFVQLFGKVALGMPDSLFEEPFEAIKQREGAMEDIALTADNLREVTDLFLDAVHGHTGKPFPEDPYEQLEIAIQAVFNSWMGKRAVDYRREFKITPEMANGTAVNVCTMVFGNRGFDSATGVGFTRNPATGENQMFGEYLVNAQGEDVVAGIRTPKPIARMAEEMPDLHRQLVELRDKLESHYHEVQDFEFTIERGTLYCLQTRNGKMNAHAMVRTSVEMTESGLISKEQALLRIDPEVLQQMLFPRLDPKHGAISLAKGLPASPGAACGRAVFDADRAEEMGHSGQLVILVREETKPEDIHGFFAAQGILTSRGGKTSHAAVVARGMGKPCVAGAEGIHVDTQARKATIGETVIREGDLITIDGTTGDIYLGAVPMVEAEFTDDLRTLLSWADQAARLKVMANADSPQDAQRALSYGATGIGLCRTERMFNAADRLPIVLEMIVADTLEQRQEALDKLLPIQRSDFQALFEVMSPRPVTIRLLDPPIHEFLPTESQLVAELEHLRQLRSTARGVDILIDTIRLLPPGDAAMHEISSLADSGVVDAAIEKKEAILKKVRSLHEVNPMLGHRGVRLGITFPEIYSMQIRAILEASAECTRRGIANHPEIMVPQVCTSEELKAVRTFVDDLRQQVEASTGQQLDFKFGTMIEVVRACLRADKLAEEADFFSFGTNDLTQATFSFSREDAENKFLPMYNAVKILRDNPFEVLDTQGVGKLMELAVNWGREVKPELKIGICGEHGGHPASIGFCHRIGLSYVSCSAPRVPIARLSAAHAALKNNA
- a CDS encoding DUF2059 domain-containing protein, with amino-acid sequence MRFFGIGLFCVLLGLQPAMAAEAPASEASVRELIEVTQAKNMFDSLMARMDAIFQTSMNQALAGQTPTAEQKKIMVEMQSKMVSVFKEDMKWESLEPILIDIYRKSFTQNELNDMLTFYKSKAGQAMLAKMPIVMQNSMQAMQGRMAIMMPKLQQIQRDAITQLKASQKK
- the gcvT gene encoding glycine cleavage system aminomethyltransferase GcvT; this encodes MLKKTPLNAAHRAMGAKMVDFGGWDMPVNYGSQIDEHHQVRNDVGMFDVCHMRVVDAKGDGVRAFLRYLLANNADKITIPGKALYSAMLRPNGGVIDDLIIYFMSEQWFRIVVNAGTADKDIAWMKEQAATHAPSLTITSRDDLAMVAIQGPNARAKVWQVLPQTKAATEKLVNFQAADCGEYFVARTGYTGEDGFEVMLPKEKVEEFWYALNKAGVPPIGLGARDTLRLEAGMNLYGQDMDESVGPLESGLGWTVDLKSERDFIGKAALLANPPSKQLVGLVLLDRGVLRGHQKVFTAQGEGEITSGSFSPTLERSIALARVPNSVKIGDTVQVEIRDKKLNAQVVKYPFARNGKGLI
- the gcvH gene encoding glycine cleavage system protein GcvH; translated protein: MSNPADLKYTESHEWVRTEADGSITIGITQHAQELLGDMVFVETPAVGRKVKAKEEVAVVESVKAAADVYAPVSGEVTAVNSELDSAPEAINADPYGAWMFKMKPDNAADVAALLDATAYQAVVDSEAH
- the gcvP gene encoding aminomethyl-transferring glycine dehydrogenase; amino-acid sequence: MSDQFVNRHNGPSAQDVQSMLKKINAPSLDALIDQTVPAVIRLKQPLNLPEGMSEHAYLQHLRGIAAKNKLYKSYIGLGYYDTVLPPVIQRNVLENPGWYTAYTPYQAEIAQGRLEALLNFQTMIMDLTGMEIANASLLDEATAAAEAMTMMHGLRSREDTAAGKNCFFVSHECFPQTIELLRTRAKPLGIELVIGDFKTVTLSDKMYGALLQYPTADGTVHDYADFVARAKANGMTIAVAADILSLVLLTPPGEWGADIVLGSSQRFGVPMGYGGPHAAYFACRDAYKRSMPGRIIGVSVDADGNPALRMALQTREQHIRREKATSNICTAQALLAIMAGMYAVYHGADGLRGIAEQVHRSTAALAAELKKLGYTVAEGVFFDTLKLMHTDNVKIHTLADAACINFRYTGDGLSISLDQTTSVDDLNAILAVFAQAAGKAAPTITAAQFDAQTLLVKPRQSAILSHPVFNSYHSETEMMRYIKRLENKDLSLTHSMISLGSCTMKLNAASEMLALAWPEFAGLHPFVPMEQAAGYQEIIAGLDAALSEITGFAQMSFQPNSGASGEYAGLLVIQAYHRSRGEAQRNVVLIPSSAHGTNPASAAMCGMDIVVVKCDARGNIDVEDLRAKAEEHKDTLSCLMVTYPSTHGVYEESIKDITAIIHANGGQVYMDGANMNAQVGLTSPGNIGADVCHLNLHKTFAIPHGGGGPGVGPIGVAEHLTPFLPSHPVVKTGGAQGIHAVSAAPYGSALILLISYGYIRMMGGKELTEATKMAILNANYIKESLKDHYATLYSGSNGRCAHEMILDCREWKKEGVEVADIAKRLMDFGFHAPTTSFPVVDTLMVEPTESESKAELDRFCAAMIAIRKEIDEVVTGKVDKKDNILKHAPHTAKSVCANEWDRPYSREQAAFPLPWVRDNKFWPAVARVDNVYGDKHLVCSCPPVESYGA
- a CDS encoding diacylglycerol kinase translates to MSNPNKHPRGLLHAWHSSLTALAGLRDAWQHEDAFRQELFVAAIAIPVALFLPVSNVGKALLVGSILLVLIVELLNSAIEAAVDFASLERHPLAKRAKDVASAAVLLSIVNAAVVWVLVLSA